A stretch of Paenibacillus mucilaginosus 3016 DNA encodes these proteins:
- a CDS encoding MATE family efflux transporter, which yields MAKEMPAKANLTEGPIGRNLLLFALPVLMGNVLQSLNGTINSIWVGNYLGESAFAATSNANNIMFFLLSLVFGIGMASTILIGQSVGAGDEAKAKRVVGTSALFFTSLSIVITAVGMLFSEAILRGMSTPADAMPYAAAYLRIIFLGVPFMFFYNFVMMILRGAGDAKTPFYFLLLSTVLDIVLNPVFIFGLGPLPRMDTAGAALASVIAQLVALVGLVWHLYRRKHFLRLTAADRHLLRFDPQIVGALVKKGIPMGLQMMIVSTSAIAIVQLVNSFGSVATAAFGAAMQISSYVQMPAMAIGGAVSTLAAQNVGAGKWDRVHKTTLLGILFNFVMTGTLVGVIYLFNRQALGLFLQDEAAIAIGMTINHITLWAFILFGITFVVSGVVRATGAVMIPLLTTFLALWCFRVPLAYYLGHAYGLDALWWSFPVGFGVGIVLSSMYYLWGNWRQAKMLEPAAGAPAVE from the coding sequence ATGGCAAAGGAAATGCCGGCCAAGGCCAACCTTACCGAGGGGCCGATCGGCCGTAATCTGCTGCTGTTCGCGCTGCCGGTGCTGATGGGCAATGTGCTCCAGTCGCTGAACGGAACGATCAATTCGATCTGGGTTGGCAATTATCTGGGGGAGAGCGCTTTCGCGGCGACCTCCAATGCGAACAACATCATGTTTTTTCTGCTCAGTCTCGTGTTCGGGATCGGGATGGCTTCGACGATTCTGATCGGACAGAGCGTCGGGGCGGGGGATGAAGCGAAGGCGAAGCGGGTCGTCGGCACGAGCGCGCTCTTTTTTACCTCGCTGTCGATCGTGATCACAGCGGTTGGCATGCTGTTCTCGGAAGCGATCCTCCGGGGCATGAGCACTCCGGCGGACGCCATGCCGTATGCGGCGGCCTACCTTCGGATCATTTTTCTCGGCGTGCCGTTCATGTTCTTCTATAACTTCGTCATGATGATTCTGCGCGGGGCGGGGGATGCCAAGACGCCGTTCTACTTCCTGCTGCTCTCGACGGTGCTGGATATCGTGCTCAATCCGGTGTTCATCTTCGGCCTCGGGCCGCTGCCCCGGATGGATACGGCAGGCGCCGCGCTCGCATCCGTCATCGCCCAGCTGGTTGCGCTCGTCGGGCTGGTGTGGCATCTGTACCGGCGCAAGCACTTCCTGCGACTTACGGCGGCCGACCGCCACCTGCTCCGCTTCGATCCGCAGATCGTGGGAGCCCTGGTGAAGAAGGGCATCCCGATGGGCCTGCAGATGATGATCGTCTCGACCAGTGCGATCGCCATCGTGCAGCTCGTCAACTCGTTCGGTTCCGTGGCGACGGCGGCTTTCGGGGCGGCGATGCAGATCTCGAGCTACGTGCAGATGCCGGCGATGGCGATCGGCGGGGCGGTGTCCACCCTGGCGGCCCAGAATGTGGGTGCCGGAAAGTGGGACCGCGTGCACAAGACGACGCTGCTGGGCATCCTGTTCAACTTCGTCATGACAGGAACGCTTGTCGGGGTGATCTATCTGTTCAACCGGCAGGCACTCGGGCTGTTCTTACAGGACGAAGCGGCGATCGCGATCGGGATGACGATCAATCACATCACGCTGTGGGCGTTCATCCTCTTCGGCATCACATTCGTCGTATCCGGTGTCGTCCGGGCGACGGGAGCGGTGATGATCCCTCTGCTGACCACCTTCCTGGCCCTCTGGTGCTTCCGCGTACCTCTGGCCTATTATCTCGGCCATGCGTACGGGCTGGATGCGCTCTGGTGGAGCTTCCCGGTCGGTTTCGGCGTGGGGATCGTGCTTTCCTCGATGTACTATCTGTGGGGGAATTGGCGCCAAGCGAAGATGCTGGAGCCGGCAGCGGGAGCCCCTGCGGTCGAGTAG
- the udk gene encoding uridine kinase, giving the protein MLIIGIAGGTGSGKTTVARSVIDRLGSKKVTFISQDNYYKDHSHLPLEERETINYDHPLAFDNGLMLANLKALKNGDTVHAPVYDFANHARFADKTVELRPNKIVIIEGLHVLSDEHLREILDIKVFVDTDPDVRILRRVLRDINERGRSIQSVYDQYLGTVKPMHEAFIEPSKKYADLIIPEGGHNEVGIQLLSILTEKYLMA; this is encoded by the coding sequence ATGCTCATTATTGGAATCGCCGGGGGAACGGGTTCCGGCAAAACTACGGTAGCCCGCTCGGTTATCGACCGTCTGGGTTCGAAGAAAGTTACTTTTATTTCACAGGACAATTATTATAAAGATCACTCCCATCTTCCGCTGGAAGAACGGGAGACGATCAACTACGACCATCCGCTGGCGTTCGACAACGGCCTGATGCTCGCGAACCTCAAAGCACTGAAGAACGGGGATACCGTTCACGCGCCGGTCTATGACTTCGCCAACCATGCCCGGTTCGCCGACAAGACGGTGGAGCTGCGGCCGAACAAGATCGTGATCATCGAAGGGCTGCATGTGCTGTCGGACGAGCATCTCCGCGAGATTCTCGACATCAAGGTGTTCGTGGACACGGACCCCGACGTCCGCATACTCCGCCGCGTGCTGCGCGACATCAATGAACGGGGGCGCTCGATCCAGTCGGTCTATGACCAGTACCTCGGTACGGTCAAGCCGATGCACGAAGCGTTCATCGAGCCGTCGAAGAAGTACGCCGATCTCATCATTCCGGAGGGCGGCCACAACGAAGTCGGCATCCAGCTTCTCTCGATTCTTACCGAGAAGTACCTGATGGCTTAA
- a CDS encoding SDR family oxidoreductase, whose translation MSTQTIEVPGLMLPDLKDKVAVVTGAGSGIGRAAALELGRQGARLVLVDLKDERREQVKAELAAMKAEAVTLDADLSDPVRVQWAFDEAARAWGRLDIVFANAGINGVLTPIEDMKPEDWDHTMFVNLKGTFLSVKYAIPHMKEKGGSIIITSSINGSRVFSNFGMSAYSTSKAGQVAFAKMAALELARYKIRVNVICPGAITTHIGENTHSTPELRKIKIPVQYPEGSMPLEHGPGKPEQVGELVAFLASGASSHITGTELFIDGAESLL comes from the coding sequence ATGAGTACGCAGACGATTGAAGTGCCGGGCCTGATGCTGCCGGACCTCAAAGATAAAGTGGCCGTGGTAACCGGAGCCGGGTCCGGCATCGGCCGGGCGGCGGCCTTGGAGCTCGGCCGGCAGGGAGCCAGGCTTGTGCTCGTGGACCTCAAGGACGAGCGGAGGGAGCAGGTGAAGGCGGAGCTCGCCGCCATGAAAGCGGAAGCGGTCACCCTGGATGCGGACCTGTCCGACCCGGTGCGGGTGCAATGGGCGTTCGACGAGGCGGCCAGGGCGTGGGGGCGGCTCGACATCGTGTTCGCCAATGCCGGGATCAACGGCGTGCTGACCCCGATCGAGGATATGAAGCCCGAGGACTGGGATCATACGATGTTCGTGAACCTCAAGGGTACGTTCCTCAGCGTGAAGTACGCGATTCCCCATATGAAGGAAAAAGGGGGAAGCATCATCATCACCTCCTCGATCAACGGCTCGCGGGTGTTCTCGAACTTCGGCATGTCCGCCTACAGCACGTCGAAGGCCGGACAGGTCGCCTTTGCCAAGATGGCGGCGCTCGAGCTCGCCCGCTACAAGATCCGCGTCAACGTGATCTGCCCGGGGGCGATCACGACCCATATCGGGGAGAATACGCACTCCACGCCGGAGCTGCGCAAGATCAAGATTCCGGTCCAGTATCCGGAAGGCAGCATGCCGCTCGAGCACGGTCCGGGCAAGCCCGAGCAGGTGGGGGAGCTCGTCGCGTTCCTCGCCTCCGGTGCCTCCAGCCACATCACGGGCACAGAGCTGTTCATCGACGGGGCGGAATCGCTGCTGTAA
- a CDS encoding glycoside hydrolase family 13 protein, translating to MKTTWWKESVVYQIYPRSFMDGNGDGIGDLSGILSKLDYLKGLGVDVLWICPIYKSPNDDNGYDISDYCDIMEEFGTMAQFDELLAEAHKRGIKIIMDLVINHTSDEHPWFVESRSSKDNPKRDYYIWRPPGKTGEEPNNWESIFGGSAWQLDESTGEYYMHLFSTRQPDLNWENEKVRRDLYDMINWWLDKGIDGFRVDAITHIKKIQALPDLPNPLGKKYVTSWEGHRNREGILDYLRELRDETFAKYDIMTVGEANGVELEQAEDFVGEKNGVFNMMFQFEHMSVDHGPGGKWDYNPDWKLTDLKDILSRWQNGLENRGWNALFLENHDVPRSVSRFANDKEHHAASAKMLATLYMLMQGTPYIYQGQEIGMTNVSFASIEDYRDVEIMNLHRDASAEGWSEEKILAAVEAQGRDNARTPMQWDVSANAGFTTGTPWIGVNPNYTEINVQAQIGDEDSILNHYRRLIALRKSYPVAVHGSYELLLPEDERIFAYLRRQGDEALLVVCSFSELITAGSMPEELAGCKAQLLLDSGNPAAQLADTGVLPEVLPLQPYESRVYLLTLTKAAQPFFSHSQSSAGTV from the coding sequence ATGAAAACCACATGGTGGAAAGAAAGCGTCGTATACCAAATTTATCCGCGCAGCTTCATGGACGGCAACGGGGACGGGATCGGCGACCTCAGCGGCATTCTCTCGAAGCTGGATTACCTCAAGGGTCTCGGGGTGGACGTTCTCTGGATCTGTCCGATCTACAAATCGCCGAACGACGACAACGGCTACGATATCAGCGACTACTGCGACATCATGGAGGAGTTCGGCACGATGGCCCAGTTCGACGAGCTGCTGGCCGAGGCGCACAAGCGCGGCATCAAGATCATCATGGACCTCGTCATCAACCATACCTCCGACGAGCACCCGTGGTTCGTGGAATCACGCAGCTCCAAGGATAACCCGAAGCGCGATTACTACATCTGGAGACCGCCGGGCAAAACCGGGGAGGAGCCGAACAACTGGGAGTCGATCTTCGGCGGCTCGGCATGGCAGCTGGATGAGTCGACGGGCGAGTACTACATGCACCTGTTCTCGACGAGACAGCCGGACCTGAACTGGGAGAACGAGAAGGTGCGCCGCGACCTCTACGACATGATCAACTGGTGGCTGGACAAAGGCATCGACGGCTTCCGGGTGGACGCCATCACGCACATCAAGAAAATCCAGGCGCTGCCGGATCTGCCGAACCCGCTCGGCAAGAAGTACGTCACTTCCTGGGAGGGCCACCGCAACCGGGAGGGTATCCTTGATTATCTGCGCGAGCTGCGCGATGAGACGTTTGCCAAGTACGACATCATGACCGTAGGGGAAGCCAACGGCGTCGAGCTCGAGCAGGCGGAGGACTTCGTGGGCGAGAAGAACGGCGTGTTCAACATGATGTTCCAGTTCGAGCATATGTCGGTGGATCACGGCCCGGGCGGCAAGTGGGACTACAATCCGGACTGGAAGCTGACGGACCTGAAGGACATTCTGAGCAGGTGGCAAAATGGCCTCGAGAACCGCGGCTGGAATGCACTCTTCCTCGAGAATCACGACGTGCCGCGGTCGGTCTCCCGCTTTGCCAATGACAAGGAGCATCATGCCGCCTCGGCCAAAATGCTCGCAACGCTCTACATGCTCATGCAGGGCACGCCGTACATCTACCAGGGCCAGGAGATCGGGATGACGAACGTGAGCTTCGCGTCGATCGAAGACTACCGCGACGTGGAGATCATGAACCTGCACCGTGACGCTTCGGCCGAAGGCTGGTCCGAGGAGAAGATTCTGGCCGCCGTCGAAGCACAGGGCCGCGACAACGCCCGTACGCCGATGCAGTGGGATGTGAGCGCGAACGCGGGCTTTACGACCGGCACGCCATGGATCGGGGTGAACCCGAACTATACCGAGATCAACGTGCAGGCGCAGATCGGGGACGAGGACTCGATCCTGAACCACTACCGCCGTCTGATTGCGCTGCGCAAATCGTACCCGGTCGCCGTTCACGGCTCCTATGAGCTTCTGCTGCCGGAAGACGAGCGGATCTTCGCTTACCTGCGCCGCCAGGGAGACGAAGCGCTGCTGGTGGTATGCAGCTTCTCGGAGCTGATCACGGCCGGCTCCATGCCGGAAGAGCTTGCGGGCTGCAAGGCCCAGCTGCTGCTGGACAGCGGCAATCCGGCCGCCCAGCTGGCGGATACCGGCGTGCTGCCGGAGGTGCTTCCCCTGCAGCCGTACGAGTCCCGAGTATACTTACTTACCTTGACGAAAGCTGCTCAACCTTTTTTCAGTCATTCTCAATCCTCCGCCGGCACGGTATAA
- a CDS encoding iron-containing alcohol dehydrogenase — protein MNAFSFVNPTRILFGEGMVDKLGEQVQAQGARTVLLVYGGGSIKKSGLYDRVLTQLEQAGARAVELPGVEPNPRVTTVRKGIELARAEGVDLILAVGGGSVLDAAKAVAVGVPYEGDVWDFMMRKAEIKSALPLGTVLTLSATGSEMNGNSVITNWEENLKKSFGSIHAYPKFSILDPTLTYSVPRDQTVNGIVDTMSHVFEQYFSPTQDTPLQERFCEGVLQTVIENGEKALAKPDDYTSRANLMLSSTFALNGGLISVGMQNDWATHMIEHEVSAIYDIAHAAGLAILFPNWMKYVYSERIDRFVQYAVRVWNVDPSGKSDEEVALAGIQATRDYFTRIGAPARLADLGIGEKDIDRMAKETVRFGPVGGFKQLNEEDVKAILRLSL, from the coding sequence ATGAATGCATTCTCTTTTGTGAACCCGACCCGTATTCTCTTCGGCGAAGGGATGGTTGACAAACTTGGCGAGCAGGTGCAGGCGCAGGGCGCCCGCACTGTGCTCCTCGTATATGGCGGCGGCAGCATCAAGAAGAGCGGCCTGTATGACCGCGTGCTCACCCAGCTGGAGCAGGCCGGCGCCCGCGCCGTCGAGCTGCCCGGCGTCGAGCCGAATCCGCGTGTGACCACCGTGCGCAAAGGGATCGAGCTGGCCCGTGCCGAAGGCGTGGACCTGATCCTTGCCGTTGGCGGCGGCAGTGTGCTGGACGCGGCCAAGGCCGTCGCGGTAGGCGTACCGTATGAAGGCGACGTCTGGGACTTCATGATGCGCAAGGCGGAGATCAAGAGCGCTCTGCCGCTCGGCACCGTGCTGACGCTGTCGGCGACGGGCTCCGAGATGAACGGCAACTCCGTCATCACGAACTGGGAAGAGAATCTCAAGAAATCGTTCGGCAGCATCCATGCCTATCCGAAGTTCTCGATTCTCGATCCGACGCTGACCTACTCGGTACCGCGCGACCAGACCGTGAACGGCATCGTCGATACGATGTCCCACGTGTTCGAGCAGTACTTCTCCCCGACCCAGGACACGCCGCTGCAGGAGCGCTTCTGCGAAGGCGTGCTGCAGACGGTCATCGAGAACGGCGAGAAGGCGCTGGCGAAGCCGGATGATTACACGTCCCGCGCCAACCTGATGCTGAGCAGCACGTTCGCGCTGAACGGCGGCCTGATCTCCGTCGGCATGCAGAACGACTGGGCAACGCACATGATCGAGCATGAAGTCAGCGCGATCTACGACATTGCCCACGCGGCCGGCCTGGCGATCCTGTTCCCGAACTGGATGAAGTACGTGTACAGCGAGCGCATCGACCGCTTCGTGCAGTACGCCGTGAGAGTATGGAACGTCGACCCGTCCGGCAAGTCGGACGAGGAAGTGGCGCTGGCCGGCATTCAGGCGACCCGCGATTACTTCACCCGCATCGGGGCGCCGGCGCGTCTGGCGGATCTTGGCATCGGCGAGAAGGACATCGACCGCATGGCGAAAGAGACGGTCCGCTTCGGCCCGGTCGGCGGCTTCAAGCAGCTGAACGAGGAAGACGTGAAGGCGATTCTGCGCCTGAGTCTGTAA
- a CDS encoding MFS transporter has translation MKTTGSSDRINHGLFVGVTLLYWCSLYVYVPILSPYLEHLGASYSLAGIVLGSYGLTQILLRLPLGIASDRMKLRKPYILLGMLATALSCLCFAWGEQIEWALAGRILSGVAASTWVAFTVMYAGLHREGGATRAMGTISLLTAGGQLLGMLLSGYLLKTGGWAASFWTGALIGAAGLLLALFLKEPRGGIDRTPMRYGDLLPVMKDGLLWRVSTLSILAHGVLFITMFGFTPSYALQLGADEAGLTLLVAAFMVPHAVSSYLTGRVLAPKFGAWNVVLAGFVISALCSAATSVVPTFGLLLLTQALNGWFQGLHFPLLLGLSIDHIDERKRATAMGFYQAVYAVGMFAGPFVAGTLNEWSGLKSGFYLAGVLGAAAAALTVFWFKRERRAESRLAAEGRTDSL, from the coding sequence ATGAAAACGACGGGCTCGTCCGACCGCATCAATCATGGGCTGTTTGTGGGCGTTACGCTGCTCTACTGGTGTTCGCTCTATGTCTATGTCCCGATCTTGTCTCCCTACCTTGAGCATCTCGGGGCTTCCTACAGTCTGGCCGGCATCGTGCTCGGCAGCTACGGCCTGACGCAGATCCTGCTGCGGCTGCCCCTCGGCATCGCCTCGGACCGGATGAAGCTGCGCAAGCCGTACATTCTGCTCGGCATGCTGGCGACGGCGCTGAGCTGTCTCTGCTTCGCCTGGGGCGAGCAGATCGAGTGGGCGCTAGCCGGCCGCATCCTCTCCGGTGTGGCGGCTTCCACCTGGGTCGCCTTCACCGTTATGTACGCCGGCCTGCACCGGGAGGGCGGGGCGACGCGGGCCATGGGCACGATCTCGCTGCTCACGGCCGGCGGCCAGCTCCTCGGGATGCTGCTGAGCGGCTATCTGCTGAAGACAGGCGGCTGGGCAGCCTCCTTCTGGACGGGCGCACTCATCGGAGCCGCCGGTCTGCTGCTGGCGCTCTTCCTGAAGGAGCCGCGCGGAGGCATCGACCGCACGCCGATGCGGTACGGCGACCTGCTGCCCGTGATGAAAGACGGGCTGCTCTGGCGAGTCTCGACACTCTCCATCCTGGCGCACGGCGTTCTGTTCATCACGATGTTCGGCTTCACGCCGTCCTACGCGCTGCAGCTTGGGGCGGATGAGGCCGGCCTGACGCTGCTCGTCGCCGCCTTCATGGTGCCGCACGCGGTCAGCTCTTATCTGACCGGCCGCGTCCTGGCGCCGAAGTTCGGTGCTTGGAACGTGGTGCTGGCCGGCTTCGTCATTTCGGCGCTGTGCTCAGCGGCCACCTCGGTGGTGCCGACCTTCGGCCTCCTGCTGCTGACGCAGGCGCTGAACGGATGGTTCCAGGGCCTGCATTTTCCGCTGCTGCTCGGGCTCTCCATCGACCATATCGACGAACGCAAACGGGCGACGGCCATGGGCTTCTACCAGGCCGTCTATGCGGTAGGCATGTTCGCAGGGCCTTTCGTCGCCGGTACGCTCAACGAGTGGAGCGGGCTCAAAAGCGGCTTCTATCTGGCCGGTGTGCTGGGGGCCGCCGCTGCCGCATTGACGGTGTTCTGGTTCAAGCGGGAGCGCAGGGCGGAGTCACGGCTGGCCGCAGAAGGACGGACCGACAGCCTGTAG
- a CDS encoding HIT family protein has protein sequence MERKQEENHASCLGCRLAGGQEPAEIVYEDERITALLDIAPLNGGHVLLLPKRHALDLDGLHPEDLQALNETSVRIARVLKRMYAPDGITTMSNGGLFNDLGHVHLHVFPRYQGDGFGWREPAAPRGTDVPNRVIRDRLAELLASE, from the coding sequence ATGGAGAGGAAACAGGAGGAGAATCATGCTTCGTGTCTTGGCTGCCGGCTTGCCGGTGGACAGGAGCCGGCGGAAATCGTATATGAGGATGAGAGGATCACGGCTTTGCTGGACATTGCCCCGCTCAACGGAGGGCATGTGCTCCTGCTGCCGAAGCGTCATGCCTTGGATCTGGACGGGCTTCACCCGGAAGACCTGCAGGCGCTCAACGAGACCTCGGTACGGATCGCCCGGGTGTTGAAGCGGATGTATGCGCCGGACGGCATCACGACCATGAGCAATGGAGGCCTGTTCAACGATCTGGGCCATGTTCATCTGCATGTATTCCCGCGTTATCAGGGGGATGGCTTCGGATGGAGGGAGCCGGCCGCCCCTCGGGGGACGGACGTGCCCAACCGCGTCATTCGCGACCGGTTGGCGGAGCTCCTCGCATCCGAGTGA
- a CDS encoding GNAT family N-acetyltransferase: MTTFINLKPRIGEEALQELLSYSMFPDPDMIEAAITAYHEDPTWELYGLEQEGTVVAMIGFTEEEGRVLHIRHLVVHPEFRRIGYGRGVILELLEARKPSALRAETDEEAVDFYRGNGFSVVSLGEQYPGVERFACTYDAEVG, encoded by the coding sequence ATGACGACATTCATTAACCTCAAACCGCGCATCGGTGAAGAAGCGCTGCAGGAACTGCTGTCTTACTCCATGTTTCCCGATCCGGACATGATCGAAGCGGCCATCACGGCATACCATGAGGATCCGACATGGGAGCTCTACGGGCTTGAACAAGAAGGGACCGTTGTGGCGATGATCGGGTTCACGGAGGAAGAGGGCCGTGTGCTGCATATCCGCCATCTCGTGGTTCATCCGGAATTCCGCCGTATCGGCTACGGCCGGGGCGTGATCCTCGAGCTGCTCGAAGCGCGCAAGCCCTCCGCGCTCCGCGCCGAGACGGATGAGGAAGCCGTTGATTTTTATCGGGGGAACGGGTTCTCGGTCGTTTCGCTAGGGGAGCAGTACCCCGGTGTGGAACGGTTCGCCTGCACCTATGATGCGGAAGTGGGCTGA
- a CDS encoding DUF6022 family protein has product MPMMELKEIVRRAEQVLSVSWKAVYERRITELEEMFKAYGDRAYGAWIQDFMSPVAAHFSQEGITLKSGFQLKNSIENWGPPEERERCIWYTLSANDGAPIGSLMLQVYHSHRAFHIPRPPRLLELETVEREEILSLLSRASTRVRWDRKEERLPPAEGQWSGAVKWEYASDVSLGDCLNGTEGDHSSWALDEALSHWGRYGWELVSVVPSGAKTIAYFKRPYQDSCLP; this is encoded by the coding sequence ATGCCAATGATGGAGCTTAAAGAGATCGTGCGCCGGGCTGAGCAGGTCCTGTCCGTTTCATGGAAGGCCGTGTATGAGAGGAGAATAACCGAGCTCGAGGAGATGTTCAAAGCCTATGGCGACCGCGCATATGGGGCATGGATTCAAGACTTTATGAGTCCGGTCGCAGCGCACTTCAGTCAAGAGGGCATCACGTTAAAATCGGGATTTCAACTCAAGAACTCCATAGAAAATTGGGGCCCGCCGGAGGAGCGGGAACGCTGCATCTGGTATACCTTATCCGCGAATGACGGAGCCCCGATCGGGTCCCTGATGCTGCAGGTGTATCATTCCCATCGCGCCTTCCATATCCCCCGGCCTCCCCGGCTTCTGGAATTGGAGACGGTTGAACGGGAAGAAATCCTATCTCTGCTCTCCCGTGCCTCTACACGCGTAAGATGGGACCGTAAGGAAGAACGATTGCCTCCTGCAGAAGGCCAATGGTCCGGTGCAGTGAAGTGGGAGTACGCATCCGATGTGTCTCTGGGCGACTGCTTGAACGGTACGGAAGGGGACCACAGCAGCTGGGCACTTGATGAAGCCCTGTCCCACTGGGGCCGATATGGCTGGGAGCTTGTTTCCGTTGTCCCCTCAGGAGCTAAAACCATCGCCTACTTCAAGCGGCCCTATCAGGATTCATGCCTTCCCTGA
- a CDS encoding TetR/AcrR family transcriptional regulator produces the protein MEKLHTPLDLPRILNAFLSMLQTEGLEPISMRKIADFLGVKAASLYYHVKDKEHLIYLMGEKYRSEVELPGPELNWREGLRIWACNFRDTLKLYRDSVQIMNATFAPSPHRLAHIEFLYRVFAQQGFPDPQIPWYSSMLKTYVLGFVDEENRMLKRSIRRQEDAEASEDSAFSSLPEEKYPHLVRLAEYTASTDFDNEFAGGLQVLLDGFEAQLKAKK, from the coding sequence GTGGAGAAACTGCATACCCCCTTGGACCTGCCGCGTATCCTGAATGCTTTTTTGAGTATGTTGCAGACAGAAGGCCTGGAACCGATCTCGATGCGCAAGATTGCCGATTTTCTTGGGGTAAAAGCAGCTTCCCTGTATTATCATGTGAAGGACAAAGAGCACTTGATTTATTTAATGGGCGAGAAATACCGGTCGGAGGTTGAGCTTCCCGGTCCGGAATTGAATTGGCGGGAAGGGCTGAGGATCTGGGCCTGTAATTTTCGGGATACCTTGAAACTGTACCGGGATTCCGTACAGATCATGAATGCCACCTTCGCCCCAAGCCCCCACCGGCTGGCTCATATTGAATTTTTATATCGGGTCTTTGCCCAGCAGGGCTTTCCTGATCCCCAAATTCCATGGTATTCTTCGATGCTGAAAACTTACGTGCTTGGTTTTGTGGATGAAGAGAACCGCATGCTGAAGCGTTCGATACGAAGGCAGGAGGATGCGGAAGCCTCAGAGGATTCGGCGTTTTCATCCCTTCCCGAAGAGAAGTACCCGCATCTCGTCAGGCTGGCTGAGTATACGGCCTCCACCGATTTTGACAACGAATTTGCAGGCGGGCTCCAGGTATTATTGGATGGGTTCGAGGCTCAGCTGAAGGCAAAAAAGTAG
- the bglS gene encoding beta-glucanase, producing the protein MNFINFMRKRFNLALVTAFTLSLGLLPSASAAWEFWEPLTYYNPSTWQKADNYSNGSMFNCTWRAANPGFTNSGQLELKITSPSYNKFDCGEYRSTNKYGYGKYEVSMKPAKNVGIVSSFFTYTGPSDGTPWDEIDIEFLGKDTTKVQFNYFTNGVGGHEKVVDLGFDASQGFHTYAFDWQPGHIKWYVDGVLKHTATTDIPTNPGKIMMNLWNGTGVDDWLGRYDGKNPLAAYYDWVKYTSN; encoded by the coding sequence ATGAACTTTATCAACTTTATGCGCAAGAGATTCAATCTGGCGCTTGTAACCGCCTTCACGCTGTCGTTGGGCCTTCTTCCCTCTGCTTCGGCAGCCTGGGAATTCTGGGAGCCGCTGACCTATTACAACCCGAGCACATGGCAAAAAGCGGATAATTACTCCAACGGAAGCATGTTCAACTGCACCTGGAGAGCCGCCAACCCTGGCTTCACGAATTCCGGACAGCTCGAGCTGAAGATCACCAGCCCTTCGTACAACAAGTTCGACTGCGGCGAATACCGTTCCACGAACAAATACGGGTACGGCAAATACGAGGTGAGCATGAAGCCTGCGAAGAATGTCGGCATTGTCTCTTCGTTCTTCACCTACACGGGTCCGAGCGACGGAACCCCCTGGGATGAAATCGATATCGAATTCCTGGGCAAAGATACGACCAAGGTGCAGTTTAATTATTTTACGAACGGAGTCGGCGGGCATGAGAAAGTCGTCGATCTCGGCTTCGACGCTTCACAGGGATTCCATACGTATGCCTTCGATTGGCAGCCCGGTCACATCAAGTGGTATGTGGACGGTGTGCTGAAGCATACGGCCACCACCGACATCCCAACCAACCCTGGCAAAATCATGATGAATCTCTGGAACGGAACGGGCGTGGATGACTGGCTTGGCAGGTATGACGGCAAAAATCCGCTGGCTGCCTACTACGACTGGGTCAAATATACGAGCAATTGA
- a CDS encoding tripartite tricarboxylate transporter TctB family protein, whose protein sequence is MKLLIRLGAHRTGALAAMGLGVLSLAEAVRLFPYRSDAWAGDHLVPGLLGALLLVLGALMLRGAGRPAGPAVFPQGTLRKQMLLVYAAMLLYTLTLPYLGYLTGTWIAGMLLLRWIGGYRWVFCLPVSAAVTAVLHVVFVGWLQMSFPAGIFTW, encoded by the coding sequence ATGAAGCTGCTCATACGCCTTGGGGCGCACCGGACCGGCGCACTGGCCGCCATGGGTCTCGGGGTGCTGTCTTTGGCGGAGGCGGTACGGCTGTTCCCATACCGGAGCGATGCCTGGGCGGGTGACCATCTCGTTCCCGGCCTGCTGGGCGCGCTGCTTCTTGTGCTGGGTGCGCTGATGCTGAGAGGCGCCGGCCGTCCGGCCGGTCCGGCGGTGTTCCCCCAGGGGACGCTGCGCAAACAGATGCTTCTGGTGTATGCCGCCATGCTGTTGTATACGCTCACGCTTCCTTACCTCGGCTATTTGACCGGCACGTGGATCGCAGGGATGCTGCTGCTCCGCTGGATCGGGGGATACAGGTGGGTCTTTTGTCTGCCGGTGTCGGCTGCCGTTACAGCCGTACTGCACGTGGTCTTTGTGGGCTGGCTTCAGATGAGCTTTCCCGCGGGGATCTTCACGTGGTGA